From Oncorhynchus keta strain PuntledgeMale-10-30-2019 unplaced genomic scaffold, Oket_V2 Un_contig_16903_pilon_pilon, whole genome shotgun sequence, one genomic window encodes:
- the txlng gene encoding gamma-taxilin has translation MEAAGFCGMEVATRGLVGGSGSSSPPELDSPGSQEHLGMFELVSSCCSEEVRGETPGREDCPLDPNNAELDPGGGGGKIKDQKGLGKEVLLLMQALTTLASPEEKLAALCKKYADSLEESRSIQKQVKVLQKKQSQMVKEKIHLQSEHSKAILSRSKLESLCRELQRHNKTLKDDNTQRSREYEERRKEATLHFQVTLNQIEVQMEQHNSHNSKLRQENMELAQKLNRLIKQYELREEHIDKVFKHKEKQQQLVDAKLQRTAELMRELEGKQQRERDFLLKDATEWRHECELLKEQETQLKQQLSLYMDKFEEFQTTLAKSNEVFTTFRQEMEKMTKKIKKLEKETTLWRTKWETNNQALLQMAEEKTLRDKHYKGLHGKLECLEKLCQALQKERDDLTTKLGDLQSTTEEEGTGPPDPQPSQESTQDEMSPPGRGEETQPLTTPELELESSTTEQLDN, from the exons ATGGAGGCCGCAGGGTTCTGTGGAATGGAGGTGGCGACTCGGGGGCTAGTGGGGGGATCTGGCAGCAGCTCCCCTCCAGAGCTGGACAGCCCTGGAAGCCAGGAGCACCTGGGGATGTTTGAGCTGGTCAGTAGCTGCTGCAGtgaggaggtgagaggggagactCCAGGGAGAGAGGACTGCCCCCTGGACCCCAACAATGCTGAGCTGGACCCAGGCGGTGGTGGTGGCAAGATCAAGGACCAAAAGGGATTGG GAAAAGAGGTTCTCTTACTGATGCAAGCCCTGACCACACTAGCCTCCCCAGAGGAGAAGCTGGCCGCTTTGTGCAAGAAGTATGCTGATTCG ctGGAGGAGAGCCGCAGTATACAGAAGCAGGTGAAGGTGCTCCAGAAGAAGCAGTCCCAGATGGTCAAAGAGAAGATCCACCTGCAGAGTGAACACAGCAAGGCCATCCTGTCACGCAGCAAGCTGGAGAGCCTCTGTAGGGAACTGCAGAGACACAATAAGACCCTGAAG GATGACAACACGCAACGGTCCAGAGAGTATGAGGAGCGTCGGAAGGAGGCCACCCTTCACTTCCAGGTGACGCTGAACCAGATCGAGGTACAGATGGAACAGCACAACTCTCACAACTCCAAGCTGCGCCAGGAGAACATGGAGCTGGCCCAGAAACTCAACAGGCTCATCAAACAGTACGAGCTcagggaggag CACATTGACAAGGTGTTCAAGCACAAGGAGAAGCAGCAGCAGTTGGTGGATGCCAAGCTCCAGAGGACAGCTGAGCTGATGAGAGAGTTGGAGGggaagcagcagagagagagagacttt CTCCTGAAAGACGCCACAGAGTGGAGACATGAGTGTGAGCTGTTGAAGGAACAGGAGACGCAGCTCAAACAGCAG CTCTCTTTGTACATGGACAAGTTTGAGGAGTTTCAGACCACTCTGGCGAAAAGCAACGAGGTGTTCACTACCTTCAGACAGGAGATGGAGAAG ATGACCAAGAAGATCAAGAAGCTGGAGAAGGAGACGACTCTGTGGAGAACGAAGTGGGAGACCAACAATCAGGCTCTGCTACAGATGGCTGAGGAG AAGACACTGCGGGACAAACATTACAAGGGTCTGCATGGGAAGCTGGAGTGCCTGGAGAAACTGTGCCAGGCTTTGCAGAAGGAGAGGGACGACCTCACCACCAAACTGGGAGACCTACAGTCAACAACCGAGGAGGAGGGGACGGGACCTCCAGACCCCCAGCCCAGCCAGGAGTCTACCCAGGATGAGATGTCTCCGCCTGGGAGGGGGGAAGAGACGCAGCCCCTTACTACCCCTGAACTGGAGCTGGAGTCCTCAACCACAGAGCAACTTGACAACTGA